A genomic segment from Candidatus Methylomirabilis limnetica encodes:
- a CDS encoding phosphatidate cytidylyltransferase, producing MHLKRILSAVALLPAFLLLVQFGTPFHFFLLVTLAIMVGLYEFYGMARAGGWHPLTLLGMGSGLALSCMEFLGAPAPWLISAMAGVVVLLLLSLLVGGTEPKEAASRGAITLLGLIYVVGLLSFPSLLRAMVLGRIYIFYLVFVTWAGDTGAFYVGSAMGKRSLCPSISPGKTVEGSVGGLICSVLASGLAKFWFWEDLGTVECLALGLGLGVLGQAGDLCESMLKRSFGVKDSGRLIPGHGGVLDRVDSLLFTGPVLYVAALAGWV from the coding sequence ATGCATCTGAAAAGGATCCTCAGTGCTGTCGCCCTCCTCCCAGCCTTTCTCCTGCTGGTTCAGTTCGGAACCCCTTTCCATTTCTTCTTACTTGTTACTCTCGCGATCATGGTTGGACTGTACGAGTTCTACGGGATGGCAAGGGCCGGTGGCTGGCATCCGTTGACGCTCCTGGGGATGGGGAGCGGCCTGGCGCTGAGTTGCATGGAGTTTCTCGGAGCGCCGGCACCCTGGCTGATATCGGCCATGGCGGGGGTGGTCGTCCTCCTGCTTCTCAGTCTCCTGGTGGGGGGGACGGAGCCGAAAGAGGCTGCCTCGCGGGGGGCAATCACCCTGCTCGGCCTCATCTATGTCGTGGGACTGCTGAGCTTTCCATCGCTCCTGCGGGCCATGGTGTTGGGGCGCATCTATATCTTTTACCTTGTCTTCGTCACCTGGGCAGGAGACACCGGGGCGTTCTATGTCGGTTCGGCGATGGGGAAGAGGTCGCTCTGTCCCTCCATCAGTCCTGGCAAGACCGTGGAAGGGAGCGTGGGCGGACTTATCTGTTCTGTGTTAGCCTCCGGCCTGGCCAAGTTCTGGTTCTGGGAGGATCTCGGGACCGTCGAATGCCTCGCGCTTGGACTCGGGCTGGGCGTGCTGGGTCAGGCTGGGGATCTATGCGAATCTATGCTGAAACGAAGTTTCGGGGTGAAGGACTCCGGCAGGCTGATCCCGGGCCACGGCGGTGTGCTGGATCGAGTGGATAGCCTCCTCTTCACTGGGCCGGTCCTCTATGTGGCTGCGCTGGCGGGGTGGGTATGA
- the frr gene encoding ribosome recycling factor: MLKEIHAKAEKEMQKAIESTLKGFNGVRTGRASIALLDGLTVEAYGSAAPLNQVATMAVPEMRMITVQPWDPSLLTAIERAILKSDLGVTPSNDGKIIRIAIPSLTEERRKDLVKVVRKIAEEGRVSVRSVRREANESLKRQEREKETSEDEIKHGVDMIQELTNRVIHEVDGLLAKKEKEIMEF, encoded by the coding sequence GTGCTGAAGGAGATCCACGCGAAAGCCGAGAAGGAGATGCAGAAGGCGATCGAGTCCACACTGAAGGGCTTTAACGGTGTTCGAACCGGGCGGGCATCGATTGCATTGCTCGATGGTCTTACGGTCGAGGCCTACGGTTCTGCTGCTCCTCTCAATCAGGTCGCTACTATGGCGGTGCCTGAGATGAGGATGATCACCGTGCAACCGTGGGATCCGTCGCTGCTGACCGCTATCGAGCGGGCGATCCTCAAGTCGGACCTGGGGGTTACTCCGAGCAATGATGGCAAGATTATCAGGATCGCGATCCCATCCCTGACCGAGGAACGTCGCAAGGATCTGGTCAAGGTAGTCCGAAAAATAGCCGAGGAGGGTCGAGTATCGGTTCGCAGCGTTCGTCGTGAAGCTAACGAATCGTTGAAACGACAAGAGCGGGAGAAGGAGACCTCAGAGGATGAGATCAAACACGGTGTGGACATGATCCAGGAGCTGACCAATCGGGTGATCCATGAGGTTGACGGCTTACTGGCCAAGAAGGAAAAGGAGATAATGGAGTTCTAA
- the pyrH gene encoding UMP kinase: METLKYKRIMLKVSGEALAGDEKFGISPRVLSFLADEIQGIHVLGVQVAVVVGGGNIFRGVAASAEGMDRSSGDYIGMLATVINGLAMQDVLERKGIPTRVQTAIEMRELAEPFIRRRAVRHLEKGRIVIFVGGTGNPYFSTDTAAALRAMEVGAEVVFKATRVDGVYTADPLLDPSAKKFDELSYSEVLNRQLKVMDSTAISLCMDNLFPIVVFNLRQPGVLRQLVFGEKVGTIVRGSKQC, from the coding sequence GTGGAGACGTTAAAGTATAAGCGGATCATGTTAAAGGTCAGCGGTGAGGCGCTTGCCGGTGATGAGAAGTTTGGGATTAGTCCCCGGGTGTTGAGCTTCCTGGCCGATGAAATCCAAGGAATCCACGTGCTTGGGGTGCAGGTTGCAGTCGTGGTGGGCGGTGGCAACATCTTTCGGGGGGTTGCCGCCAGTGCCGAGGGGATGGATCGTTCTTCCGGTGACTACATCGGGATGCTGGCAACGGTCATTAACGGCCTCGCGATGCAGGACGTGCTGGAGCGGAAGGGGATTCCTACCCGGGTGCAGACTGCCATCGAGATGCGGGAGCTGGCAGAGCCCTTTATTCGTCGCCGGGCCGTCCGGCATCTGGAAAAGGGGCGGATCGTGATCTTCGTTGGAGGGACCGGTAACCCGTATTTCAGTACTGATACCGCGGCGGCGTTGCGAGCGATGGAGGTGGGGGCCGAGGTGGTTTTCAAGGCCACGCGGGTGGACGGCGTCTACACTGCAGATCCTCTGCTTGACCCCAGCGCCAAGAAGTTCGATGAGCTCTCCTATAGCGAGGTGCTGAACCGCCAGTTAAAAGTGATGGACTCGACGGCGATCTCCTTGTGCATGGATAATCTCTTTCCGATTGTCGTGTTCAACCTTCGCCAGCCTGGGGTCCTCCGCCAGTTGGTCTTTGGTGAAAAGGTAGGGACGATCGTTCGTGGGAGTAAGCAGTGCTGA
- the tsf gene encoding translation elongation factor Ts, whose product MSATIPATLVRELRERTGVGFMECKTALAESGGDLGRATTLLREKGLASASKKMGRTASDGLVMSYIHGGGKIGVLLELNCETDFVARTDEFVSLARDVAMQVAATNPLYIRREEVPAELLEKERGILLAQVKSSGKPEKILEQIVQGRLEKFFSEICLQEQPFIKAPDVKVEDRIKEVIAKVGENVVIRRFSRYQLGEKVECEA is encoded by the coding sequence ATGTCAGCGACAATTCCGGCGACGTTGGTGAGAGAGTTACGTGAAAGAACTGGTGTGGGGTTCATGGAGTGTAAGACCGCGTTGGCCGAGTCAGGCGGGGATCTAGGGAGAGCCACGACACTACTCCGCGAAAAGGGATTGGCCTCGGCCTCGAAGAAGATGGGGCGAACCGCCTCTGATGGCCTGGTGATGTCATATATTCACGGCGGCGGGAAGATCGGTGTGCTGTTGGAGCTGAATTGTGAAACTGACTTTGTAGCCAGGACTGACGAGTTCGTGTCGCTCGCCAGAGACGTGGCGATGCAGGTGGCAGCGACAAACCCATTGTATATCCGTCGGGAGGAGGTGCCGGCTGAACTCCTTGAGAAGGAGCGAGGGATCCTCTTGGCGCAGGTGAAATCATCCGGCAAACCCGAAAAGATCCTTGAACAGATCGTCCAAGGGCGACTGGAAAAATTCTTCAGCGAGATCTGCCTTCAGGAGCAGCCTTTCATTAAGGCCCCTGATGTCAAGGTCGAGGATCGGATTAAGGAAGTTATCGCAAAGGTCGGAGAGAATGTTGTCATCCGACGTTTCAGTAGGTATCAATTAGGCGAGAAGGTAGAGTGCGAAGCGTAA
- the rpsB gene encoding 30S ribosomal protein S2, which translates to MATVTIKELLEAGVHFGHQTKRWNPKMKKYIFGEQNSIYIIDLQKTLKKFHEAVEFLSGVAADGLPIVFVGTKKQAADVIEQEATRCEQFFVNHRWLGGTLTNFQTVRKSVKRLRHIEEMEANGEFERLTKKEVAKLQRELGKLEYALGGIKGMERLPGAIFVIDTNKERIAVCEARRLGIPIVAVVDTNCDPDEVDYPIPGNDDAIRAIRLMAARMADAIQEIRAIRLKATEDVAVEEAQLAPSSEATSSSDVPLEVLQQL; encoded by the coding sequence GTGGCGACGGTCACTATTAAGGAGCTGTTGGAAGCGGGGGTCCACTTCGGGCATCAGACCAAGCGTTGGAATCCGAAGATGAAGAAGTATATCTTTGGAGAACAGAACAGTATCTACATCATCGATCTGCAAAAAACCCTGAAGAAATTTCACGAAGCTGTTGAGTTTTTAAGCGGTGTGGCGGCCGACGGCCTGCCAATCGTATTTGTCGGAACAAAAAAACAGGCCGCCGATGTGATCGAGCAGGAGGCCACTCGCTGTGAGCAATTCTTTGTGAACCATCGCTGGTTGGGCGGGACCCTCACTAACTTCCAAACCGTCAGGAAGAGCGTGAAACGGCTGCGTCACATTGAAGAGATGGAGGCCAATGGCGAGTTCGAGCGCCTCACGAAGAAAGAGGTTGCAAAGCTACAGCGGGAGCTCGGGAAGCTCGAATATGCCTTGGGTGGGATTAAGGGGATGGAGCGACTGCCCGGTGCGATCTTTGTGATCGACACCAATAAGGAGCGGATCGCTGTGTGCGAGGCCAGGCGCCTCGGGATTCCGATCGTCGCTGTCGTAGACACTAACTGCGACCCCGATGAGGTGGACTACCCGATCCCTGGCAATGACGACGCGATTCGAGCCATTCGACTGATGGCGGCCCGCATGGCTGACGCTATCCAGGAGATCCGAGCCATACGGCTGAAGGCTACCGAGGACGTAGCTGTTGAGGAAGCCCAGCTAGCCCCTTCGTCAGAAGCAACGAGTTCGAGTGATGTACCACTGGAGGTCCTTCAACAGCTCTAA
- the argJ gene encoding bifunctional glutamate N-acetyltransferase/amino-acid acetyltransferase ArgJ, with product MKQPTIRDIAGGITAVKGIRAAGICCGIKKSALDLALIVSDRPATVAGVTTTNQTKAAPVLLCERQLKGGKFSAIVANSGNANACTGRQGALDAAQTRDRLAQLLGRPTGEVFVASTGVIGKRLPISKVLSGIREALGRLSVTGGEAAARAIMTTDTQQKEVAVRFELDGKPIVIGGMAKGSGMIAPNLATMLCFVGTDARVSAPLLRRVLRRAVGDTFNAITVDGCMSTNDIVLLFANGMSDAPPIKAGTPQLDVFEEALFQILSRLAYMIVKDGEGATKLIRVEVRGSRTAHDARVAAMAVANSALVKTAFFGEDCNWGRIMAALGASGIRFDPNCVEIALDRIPVVRKGVGLGAAAERRAAVRMRRPEFDLTIDLHKGTGQAAVLTTDLSEAYARINAGYRS from the coding sequence TTGAAACAGCCAACGATACGGGACATTGCAGGTGGGATCACGGCGGTCAAGGGTATCAGGGCCGCTGGAATCTGCTGCGGCATCAAAAAATCCGCGCTCGACCTCGCCCTCATCGTGTCGGATCGGCCCGCTACCGTGGCCGGGGTGACGACGACCAATCAGACCAAGGCTGCACCGGTGCTCCTCTGCGAGCGGCAACTGAAGGGCGGCAAATTCTCAGCGATCGTGGCCAATAGCGGTAATGCAAACGCCTGCACCGGCCGTCAGGGCGCACTGGACGCAGCGCAGACGCGCGATCGACTAGCACAGCTCCTGGGTCGTCCGACAGGTGAAGTCTTTGTTGCCTCCACCGGGGTGATCGGCAAACGGCTTCCAATCTCCAAGGTTCTCTCGGGAATTCGCGAGGCCCTCGGGCGTCTCTCGGTCACAGGTGGCGAGGCAGCAGCCAGGGCTATCATGACCACCGACACCCAGCAAAAGGAGGTAGCGGTCCGCTTTGAACTGGACGGCAAACCCATCGTCATCGGTGGAATGGCAAAGGGATCCGGAATGATCGCGCCCAATCTGGCCACGATGCTCTGTTTCGTCGGCACCGACGCCCGGGTCTCTGCCCCTCTTTTGCGCCGGGTTCTACGGCGAGCAGTCGGGGATACGTTCAATGCCATCACGGTGGACGGCTGCATGAGTACGAACGATATCGTCTTACTGTTTGCTAATGGAATGAGCGATGCGCCGCCTATAAAGGCCGGCACTCCGCAGTTAGACGTATTTGAAGAGGCGCTCTTTCAGATTCTCTCTCGCCTGGCCTACATGATTGTAAAAGATGGGGAAGGGGCGACTAAACTCATTCGGGTAGAGGTGAGGGGATCGCGAACGGCGCACGATGCCAGGGTTGCGGCGATGGCGGTCGCTAACTCCGCGCTTGTCAAGACGGCCTTCTTCGGGGAGGATTGTAATTGGGGGCGGATCATGGCCGCCCTCGGTGCCTCTGGGATCCGATTCGACCCCAACTGCGTGGAGATCGCGCTGGATAGAATTCCTGTGGTCCGGAAGGGTGTCGGTCTAGGGGCGGCGGCAGAGCGACGGGCAGCCGTACGAATGCGCCGCCCCGAGTTTGACCTGACCATTGATTTACACAAAGGCACAGGACAAGCGGCCGTCCTGACTACCGATCTGAGCGAAGCGTATGCCAGAATCAACGCCGGCTACCGGAGCTGA
- the argC gene encoding N-acetyl-gamma-glutamyl-phosphate reductase has translation MDDTGQKIRVAVVGASGYTGMELLRLLINHPAVEITALTSESYADSPIEEVLPSLFGMLKLTCKKFDPREVAKHADVVFLAVPHKTAMAAAVELLPLGVKVIDLSADFRLRDPAVYRQWYGADHAAPELLKEAVYALPEFYRQQLTTARLAAAPGCYPTAVLLGLFPLLKREVVDPCSLVIDAISGASGAGRKLDLPLHFAELEGNVKAYKVACHRHMPEIEQELSRCIGRDVMVTFTPHLVGTVRGILATITATLVTSKDVKELRTLYQSWYQDEPFVRILPDGRFPETKQVRGSNFCDIGLAVDARTRRVIVVVAIDNLVKGASGQAIQAMNVMMGLDERTGLRLPPLFP, from the coding sequence ATGGATGATACAGGGCAGAAGATCCGGGTCGCAGTGGTCGGAGCCAGCGGTTATACTGGCATGGAGCTTCTCCGTCTCCTCATCAACCATCCGGCTGTAGAGATCACCGCGCTTACCTCGGAGAGTTATGCGGATTCGCCGATCGAAGAGGTGCTCCCCAGCCTCTTTGGCATGCTCAAGCTGACATGCAAAAAGTTCGATCCGCGTGAGGTGGCGAAGCATGCTGACGTGGTCTTCCTGGCCGTGCCACACAAGACCGCGATGGCCGCAGCAGTCGAGTTGCTGCCCTTAGGTGTAAAGGTCATTGATCTGAGCGCTGATTTTCGTCTACGCGATCCCGCCGTCTATCGCCAGTGGTATGGTGCAGATCATGCGGCGCCAGAGCTGCTGAAAGAAGCGGTCTATGCCCTTCCAGAGTTCTATCGCCAGCAGCTTACCACCGCGCGACTGGCGGCGGCGCCAGGCTGCTACCCCACGGCTGTCCTGCTTGGGCTGTTCCCCCTGTTGAAACGGGAGGTCGTCGACCCGTGCTCCCTGGTCATTGACGCGATCTCCGGCGCCTCAGGCGCAGGGCGGAAGCTAGACCTTCCGCTGCACTTCGCCGAGTTAGAGGGGAACGTGAAGGCGTACAAGGTCGCGTGCCACCGGCATATGCCGGAGATTGAGCAGGAACTGAGCCGCTGTATCGGCCGGGATGTGATGGTCACGTTTACGCCGCACCTGGTGGGAACGGTCCGAGGGATCCTGGCCACCATCACCGCCACCCTTGTGACCTCTAAAGATGTGAAGGAACTACGCACGCTCTACCAGAGCTGGTATCAGGACGAGCCATTCGTGAGGATCCTCCCTGATGGCCGGTTTCCTGAGACCAAGCAGGTGCGCGGTTCCAACTTCTGCGATATCGGCCTCGCCGTCGATGCCAGGACACGGCGCGTCATCGTCGTGGTAGCCATCGACAATCTTGTCAAGGGCGCTTCTGGACAGGCGATTCAGGCAATGAACGTGATGATGGGTCTCGACGAACGAACGGGGTTGCGACTCCCCCCGCTCTTCCCCTAA
- the rpsI gene encoding 30S ribosomal protein S9, with amino-acid sequence MPEEAALLYGTGRRKASVARVWLSPGEGKMMVNRRPLQEYFCRATNQTLAVQPLKTVGVEGKFDLRVNVSGGGLTGQAGAIRLGIARALLVVDASLRPTLRKAGLLTRDPRSKERRKYGQKGARARFQFSKR; translated from the coding sequence ATGCCAGAGGAAGCTGCGTTGTTATATGGGACTGGCCGGAGAAAGGCGTCTGTAGCGAGGGTATGGCTTTCGCCCGGTGAAGGGAAGATGATGGTCAACCGGCGACCCCTGCAGGAGTACTTTTGCCGTGCGACCAATCAAACCTTGGCCGTTCAGCCTCTGAAAACGGTAGGCGTGGAAGGGAAGTTCGACCTGCGTGTCAACGTATCCGGCGGGGGGTTGACTGGTCAGGCTGGTGCCATTCGGCTTGGCATCGCCCGCGCCCTCTTGGTAGTAGACGCCTCCTTGCGGCCGACGCTTCGGAAGGCCGGGCTCCTGACGAGGGATCCTCGATCGAAGGAGCGGAGGAAATATGGTCAGAAGGGAGCTCGCGCACGGTTCCAATTCTCAAAGCGCTAA
- the rplM gene encoding 50S ribosomal protein L13 — protein sequence MTKTIHQHVEDIDRRWLLIDAEGLVLGRLATEVAVLLRGKHKPIFSPHMDTGDFVVIVNAERVVLTGHKLKDKLYYRHSGFPGGLKTTSAAQMMRTHPTRILEAAVRGMLPKTKLGAALFRKLKVYAGPTHPHASQQPTPFVSKTIQEV from the coding sequence ATGACGAAGACCATTCATCAGCACGTAGAAGATATTGATAGGCGGTGGCTTCTAATCGACGCGGAGGGACTAGTGCTTGGGAGGCTGGCTACTGAGGTGGCTGTGCTCCTGCGAGGGAAGCACAAGCCGATCTTCAGTCCGCACATGGACACCGGTGACTTCGTGGTGATTGTGAATGCTGAGCGAGTAGTGTTAACGGGACATAAGCTGAAGGATAAGCTCTACTACCGCCATTCGGGCTTTCCTGGCGGGCTGAAGACGACCTCGGCTGCACAGATGATGAGAACTCACCCAACAAGGATCCTCGAGGCCGCTGTCCGCGGGATGTTGCCCAAAACGAAGTTGGGCGCTGCGCTCTTTCGCAAACTCAAGGTGTACGCCGGCCCCACTCATCCGCATGCGTCGCAGCAGCCGACACCATTTGTCAGCAAGACTATACAGGAGGTATAA
- the tatA gene encoding twin-arginine translocase TatA/TatE family subunit: MFGLGMPELLIIFLIALVVFGAAKLPQIGKSLGGAIREFKKSIEAPHKEEPTAPPDEIVCSQCRQPLQKDWITCPHCGMKQEGKSGV; encoded by the coding sequence ATGTTCGGTCTGGGAATGCCGGAGTTGTTGATCATCTTCTTGATCGCGCTTGTTGTCTTTGGCGCTGCAAAATTGCCCCAGATCGGCAAATCCCTCGGCGGGGCGATTCGCGAGTTTAAGAAGTCGATCGAGGCACCACACAAAGAGGAGCCGACTGCGCCCCCCGATGAGATCGTCTGCAGCCAATGTCGCCAACCGCTCCAGAAAGACTGGATCACCTGCCCTCACTGCGGGATGAAACAGGAGGGAAAATCGGGGGTCTAG
- a CDS encoding type III pantothenate kinase — protein MLLALDVGNTNTVVGVFEGKELRMHWRLSTRRDGTGDEYGMLIRNLLHLAELEVDQISAIIIASVVPPLQSSLEEMAHRYFRIVPLIVGLGIKTGMPILYDSPREVGADRIVNAVAAFEAYGGPAIVVDFGTATTFDAVSAKGEYLGGVIAPGIGIAAEALFERTAKLPRIDIAKPNTVVGKTTVASMQSGLFFGYLGLVEGIVTRMREEMGGDPIVIGTGGLAHLILAESSIVKHVDPLLTLTGLRIIYERNL, from the coding sequence ATGTTGCTCGCGTTGGACGTGGGAAATACTAATACGGTGGTTGGGGTGTTCGAGGGCAAGGAGCTCCGGATGCACTGGCGTCTCAGCACTCGGCGTGATGGGACCGGAGACGAGTACGGGATGTTGATTAGAAATCTGTTACACCTCGCCGAGTTGGAGGTGGACCAGATCTCAGCCATCATTATCGCCTCGGTGGTCCCGCCGCTTCAGTCATCCTTGGAAGAGATGGCCCATCGCTATTTCCGGATCGTTCCCCTGATTGTCGGTCTGGGGATCAAGACCGGCATGCCGATCCTATACGACAGCCCGCGAGAGGTGGGTGCCGACCGGATTGTCAATGCGGTGGCTGCGTTCGAGGCCTACGGCGGCCCGGCGATTGTGGTAGATTTTGGCACTGCCACCACCTTTGATGCGGTCTCGGCTAAGGGGGAGTATCTTGGAGGCGTCATCGCCCCAGGTATCGGGATCGCCGCCGAGGCCCTCTTTGAGCGGACGGCCAAGTTGCCACGGATCGATATCGCCAAGCCGAACACTGTGGTGGGAAAAACGACAGTGGCCAGTATGCAATCCGGCCTGTTCTTCGGTTATCTAGGGCTGGTTGAAGGGATCGTGACGCGGATGCGCGAAGAGATGGGGGGTGATCCCATTGTGATCGGTACAGGAGGTCTTGCCCACCTGATCCTTGCCGAGTCGTCAATCGTTAAGCACGTGGACCCACTGCTAACGCTGACCGGCCTACGGATCATCTATGAGCGAAATCTCTAG
- a CDS encoding biotin--[acetyl-CoA-carboxylase] ligase: protein MRSSLEVLEPLQQSAIRAGLSTRRIGTTIHLFQEVDSTNDEAAALAGSGETDGAIVIAEAQRLGRGRIGRRWQSPKGLGLYLSVILRPTIPPHDAPVLTLMGAVAGTEAIERTTGLVTAIKWPNDLIVNGRKVGGMLGEMAVEGSRLLHVILGIGINVNQTEADFDGELRQTASSLRAEAGHPVDRTAIVRAFCESLDGWYERFLCDGPLPILEHARRRCLTLGRQVTARFGDQEISGLAVELDDDGRLVIRDAMGASHRLLAGDVTLTG from the coding sequence ATGAGAAGCTCTTTGGAGGTTTTGGAGCCATTACAGCAGTCGGCGATTCGGGCCGGCCTGAGTACGCGGCGGATCGGGACCACCATCCACTTGTTCCAGGAGGTCGATTCGACGAACGACGAAGCAGCGGCGCTGGCCGGCAGTGGTGAGACGGATGGGGCGATCGTCATTGCGGAGGCGCAGCGGCTGGGGCGCGGTCGGATAGGCCGCCGGTGGCAGTCGCCTAAGGGGCTGGGTCTCTATCTCTCTGTCATCCTAAGGCCGACGATCCCGCCGCACGATGCCCCCGTGCTTACCCTCATGGGTGCGGTGGCGGGGACCGAGGCCATTGAGCGGACGACAGGGCTTGTCACAGCGATCAAGTGGCCGAACGATCTAATCGTGAATGGGCGAAAGGTGGGGGGAATGCTTGGCGAGATGGCTGTCGAGGGCTCCCGCCTCCTTCATGTCATCCTGGGGATCGGCATCAACGTGAATCAGACCGAGGCGGACTTCGATGGGGAGCTACGCCAGACTGCCAGTTCGCTCCGAGCTGAGGCCGGCCATCCCGTAGATCGAACAGCGATAGTGCGGGCATTTTGTGAGAGCCTCGACGGGTGGTACGAGCGGTTCTTGTGCGATGGACCCCTGCCTATTCTTGAGCATGCCCGGCGCCGTTGTCTGACCCTGGGTCGGCAGGTCACGGCCCGCTTCGGCGATCAGGAAATTTCCGGTCTCGCGGTAGAGCTTGACGACGATGGGCGACTGGTGATCCGCGACGCAATGGGCGCGTCACATCGCCTGCTTGCCGGTGATGTGACGCTTACGGGGTAG